A segment of the Lycium ferocissimum isolate CSIRO_LF1 chromosome 5, AGI_CSIRO_Lferr_CH_V1, whole genome shotgun sequence genome:
TTCAAGGACATTAGATACATTGATATATAAGCCAAAGTTAACATTTTTCTGTTGCATTGAATTCATGTCCGAATCAGAAaccttttgaattttgatttaCATTTAAATAAGATGAGTTCTGCATATGTTCTCTTGATTCTTCTTTCACCGTTATGTCTAATATTGCATGCATTATGTACGTATGTATTGACTAGCTAGTATCTGGCTTCTAAGGAATTATGTCTCTAATTTATTCCATTTAATTTATTCCATTTCATTATCTAAGGAAGAGAACGAACAACAAGATAGAAAAAAGATTTAAGTTTTTCTATTGTTTTGTATTATATGATACACGCAATAGAAAAATATCCTATCCTTGAAAACGTAATTAAGCAATAATAATGCAATCATGGAGAAAACGTTTTGCTGTCTTTTCCCCTGCTTCAAcgtttatcttcttctttgggAAAACTTAACTGCACTTTTcaggatattttttttttatttctcgcTAGGTGCCGGTATCCACATTCAGGTATCCGCATTCAAGTATAAACTATTTCTTAACAATTAGCTAGAATTGAgttcaaaaaagaagaagttcaaGTTAACTCTCTTAGGCCACCAATAGTACTCCTTATTTCTAATGTAGAAAGCAGAATAAACGGATTAAAACATACCTACTGATGAATCTATTTCATGCGATACTAGACAACAATTTACCCGTGAAAAAGGAAACAGCATTGCAGTGTGTcggtaaaaaaacaaaaagagtcGAAATCGATCCTCTGATGAAGTGAAACGAAGAACCATTAATAACATCGACATTTATTTCTCTGGGCAAAACTGGATCATTTGTTTCCTTTCACTTTCAGTATCTATTTAATGAATAGCATCGTTACAATTTACAACCTTGCAACTCAATTATTCTAGCTATAACAAAAACTGATGAAGTACTTGTATTTAAGCAAGCTATTCAGCTTATACATACATCAAAAGATATAGCAAAGAGTTTCTGCACCCATTGTTGGGacttaagaaaacaaaacaacaatataGAATCATCAAATGAAAGAGTTCGGGCTAATTAACACATTAAATATTCTGATGCGTACATATCTAGTAGAAGTGTAGACTGATCATCAAGCTGCAACCAATCATCAGGAGCATTAAGGTTTTCGATTATTCCATTCATCGCTTCCCGAAATTCATTGCTTATTCCAATATCAGTCTGACGATTAGCTCCTTGATCACATGCTTCTTGTTCCAAGCTGGTTGTACTCCATGTTGTATTTTGGTTATCATATTCCCCGCGCAAAGTAGTTGTATTCTCAACCACATCATCTTGTTCACCACAAACCCTGTCGATGATTGAGTCCCACTGATCAGGCTCTTCCAAAACTTGATTTTCCGCTGGCTGTGTTGTGCAGTTGCCATCAGGTCCATGCAACACGGCTTCAATATTTCCCGCAACATCGTTTTCCTCCATAGCAGTGACCGCATGATCCTTCGcctttttatcttttatcttCCTCTTGATCCGGCTGATGACATAATCTTGTTTAGGAATATTGTTTTCCCTAAAGAATTCATCCGCGACGAAATATTCTTTCATCAGCCAAGTTTTGTTTTGCTCCCGTTCCTTAGTTTCATACGTCAAACTTCTTCTAAACCCTACCACAGTACCCTTACGGCGGTTCCTTATAGGTTCTTCACTGGTTTGGCCTTTCCATGTCCCGTTGGCGCAAGTTCGACAAAACCTTATATGTTTACTCTTCCGCTTCTTCAACGGCGCAATAAAATAGCGAACTTTCTCTTCAGAAGCTCCAAATATCTCCCACGGTGGTTGATCTCCATAAATATCCGCAAACTGGATAGGGCACTGACTCGAAAAATGTTGGCCCTTGAAGAACCTTTTAAGATAGTTGATCAGCTCCGCGTCAGTAGGGTGAAAACGTACACCCTTGACATGCCGGCGTGCAGGAAGTACCGTCGACATGGtctctccaattttcttactttgacTACGTGCCACAAAACGAAGCCCTTCAATGGTGATCAAGAGTTCTCTCAAAAACCCTAAACGAATGGCGGAAACTTATAAGTAAAGTGATGGACTATATATATAGGTAGCTGATCATGTTAATTCCATCAAAATTAGGAGGGAAAACAGTGTGTTAGATCTTTAAGGGAGGTTGGGCTTGGCACTCAAGTTACTTTGTTTCCTAATATTTACGAGAGATCATGTTAATTCCAACAAAACTAGGAGGGAGAAAAGTGAGTTGGATCTTTAGGGGAGGTTCGTCTTGGCACTCAAGTAATTACTTTGtttcctaatattttttttttttggttttgtgtTTCCTAATATTTACAATTCACTTACCCattcttctttaaaaaaatcattttatttctttaactAACTTCATTCATCCAATAGGAAATCTAGTTTACAATTTGTTTAATAacagaagaaaaaggaaaggtaACTTATACTTCCCTCTTTTTCATTTACAAGTTTTTTACTTGAGTTTTTTTACTTGAGTTTTACTTTAACAAAATTCAATTAATGCATTGGATAGGAAATTTCTGAATTAAAAgctttttttcacaaaaaaatggaaaagattGTTTATACCCCGACGTAAACCAAAGAAAAAGTAAACGTACGTAATCCGTGACTTTTGCAACTCTAGCTGTAAATCAGATCTTGAGCTAGCTTTAGTTTCAGAATTTAacatcatgcatatatacactTCTCGACACACCCTTTTCCTGGAATTAACTTGATTCAATAAATCAATGTTGATATAAGATTTAAAATATCTACAAAGTGACTTTATACTGATAATATAAGCATTAAGCAAAACAGAGAATAAGTGCAATATTACAAGCCAAAGAGTATTGTTGCCCCTTAATTGTCTAAAAAAGAACTAGTAGAATCATAAGAAATATCATCCGATATTTCCTTGGAAAAATTAGTTCCTAAAATATCTGCCTATAATGAATCATTTGAAAATATTCAAGGAACTAGCTAAAGTCTGAGATGATCTTTATTATTGACCTTTGATGTGTTAAGACTTAAGTGTAAAAGAACTTATGTTGTTGCATGACTGTTCACCAGTAACCACTTAATACACTTCGTACATGCTAATGTAGAAGGAAGGGCAGCACTTCCTGGACTTTAGTGGTGCCCTTTGAATGACTCCAACAGGATATTTCTGGAATGTGACTCTAAACTAGTGGTTGATATGCTGAATAATTGTATCACCCCTCCGTGtcatattcataatatcatcagGGAGGCCCAAGTGTTGGTACACCAACATAATGTCATGGTTAGAAAGCTAATAATGTGGCGGATGAGGTGACAAATTGTTACGTTGTAGAACATTCCTATTTTGATAAAACATTATTACTACACAATATAAACTCCTCTTCTGTTGTgttttcatctcccaaattagtaataacaatcataatgaATAGTAGTATATAATTTGCGATGTCAAAAGGTGTCTAATGATCAATAAGGGATGGAGTGAATTTGCATGAATGGAAATACAAAACGCATTTATTATGTGCGTGGGGATCAACTATTAGTCAAATAGTTATCACTAGACGACTACTTGGATGTTTTATAATGTCTTGAAGCTCGATTTCCCGATTTTGACCCTTGAAGACAATGTTAATTGACCGATACAATGGTGATTCTGACTGTTCACTACCTCAATATAATGACCCCAAGTGTTGCACTTGTCTTATTGGTCCATCTGCAATTGCCTTGTTATTTGCTGGGTAACACTATGTTGGCTAGCACCATATATACCTGAAAATGTGACTACGTGTATGTTACTTCATTTTCCACTTGATCATGAAAGTCCCCAAATATATGAAACTGAGTTTGTTTAACCAATTCACAAATTTCATTGAAGTTGCTTTACATTTTCACACTCAACAAGGTCCAGATCAGatagaaatacttgaagaaccaATATTTAGGGATGTTCAATTACATTTTCTTGCTTCTACAAATGGGGTTCTATCCAAATGCGGATCGGATTCTATTGGTCACACCCCACGATTATTCACCAATTTCAACTCTTTAACAAATCTGGACACTCAGGTGAGCTGCTTCCTATTGGTCTAGTGCTCACAGTGCAAATTGTTGTCCCGTTATGTGAATGCAATTGGCTTTGATATCTTTTGTTGCTGTCATAAGAGGACATGCTCAATTCTCCATTTTGAGCCTGAACCAGTGCTAGGGATTATACCATTTGATACTGCTGTGGATGCTTGGGTGTTGAAAGCAGTGATGATTTTGCATATTTTTGCGAACCTTAATAAATTAGTGGGAGTGtttataataaatttatttatgtattcCGTGGATGGGGCTACTACTTACATTATGGTAAAGTACCTTATTTATCAGTTAAGCTCTATAGCGGTTGCTTGAAACAGAGTTACTGGTGCAATACATAGTGGAATTATGGCATCACAGTAAGTAGACATTGTATTGTCTAGTTCGGGTGTTACTAGATCGAAGTCCATCTTGTGCATTTTCTGATTTTGCTGTCATTGTGATGGATGATGGCATAATATATTTGACTTAATTCTTGCTGACGGCGAAGGGCTTCCCAGATTGATAGTTAAAGAAGAAGCATGGTTCACTCATCAACTCCTCAGTCTACTTTTCCGTCAGGCTGAATCTGTGATCTAGTTGTTCATGACTTTTACTGACCACAGTTCACGAGGAATGCAAACACATAAATGTCGGCACATACACCTGGGAGATGCACACCCCTTGGTACGTGTTTTAtgtcaaaagaaggaaagataagcTTCGAGTCACGCTTGGTGTGAATAGAGTCTTGTCTGCTTGACACACTTTTCCATTCTCACATTCATTCTCGTGAGATTGTTACTACACATCGGTGCTTTACCTCATTTCATGCTGGAAAAGTCTGATCTTTTTGAGAATTTTTGCTCATTATTGACGTATGCAAAGCCGCCTTTGGGGACATTGTGCGTTGGAGAGCTTGTTTTGTACATTGGAGACCCTTGTATTATGGTTGTTCAATCAGCAGATACCACAATTTGGACTGAGGAAGAGGCTACTCACAGCCAGTTTCGCAAACAAAAAATTTCTGTAATTGGCTATTGAGCTCTCTGCTAGCTGATTCTGCAGACTAGCTGGTAAGCCTGTATGGTGCTTAATAACTCACTGGATGCTAAAGCGAATGTCGGGCTCAACAGAGGAGATATCTCACAGTGATCTTGTCCAAGTTGAAGTACACTCTGTCCACCTTCCACTTGTGCAAGGCCTTATTATCTAATCAAGCAGATTGGGTGCACTTTGTGTCCCTTTCTCAGAATCAAATATGCCTAAAGAAACGAttggaattagaattttgattCCGTCTCTTCTTGGATTGCTTATGCTGTTCATTGCCAAACAACTACCTGAAGATGAGATAGTCATAGACTTTGTTCCAGCTCAATATAGCAGCAAGCCATGATTAATTTGGACACTATGAGCTCAAACTTCTCAAATATTGGAGTCGCAGTTCAAGAGAACACATCAAAAGGAGATTTAATTCATCATAAAGATTTCCAACAGCAGATAGCCTTCCCTGTTACATCAAGAGACCATCCGCAACACTAATAATATGTTTTCGGAAACAACTCAGCAAGTATCTTGTTTGCACGCACAAGTGCTTTGCCACAgctttaaaatatgaaaatcataaattaagatttaacaaatatatttactttgtaaaatttaataatttatcaaaatttataagaaaaagaaaattttacttAACAAACATCAAGTGATCCAAAATGC
Coding sequences within it:
- the LOC132058164 gene encoding NAC domain-containing protein 2-like, which produces MSTVLPARRHVKGVRFHPTDAELINYLKRFFKGQHFSSQCPIQFADIYGDQPPWEIFGASEEKVRYFIAPLKKRKSKHIRFCRTCANGTWKGQTSEEPIRNRRKGTVVGFRRSLTYETKEREQNKTWLMKEYFVADEFFRENNIPKQDYVISRIKRKIKDKKAKDHAVTAMEENDVAGNIEAVLHGPDGNCTTQPAENQVLEEPDQWDSIIDRVCGEQDDVVENTTTLRGEYDNQNTTWSTTSLEQEACDQGANRQTDIGISNEFREAMNGIIENLNAPDDWLQLDDQSTLLLDMYASEYLMC